In Streptomyces sp. NBC_00414, a single window of DNA contains:
- a CDS encoding Cmx/CmrA family chloramphenicol efflux MFS transporter: MPLAVYILGLSVFALGTSEFMLSGLLPAVAEDMNVSIPRAGLLISAFAVGMVVGAPLLAVATLRLPRRTTLIALIAVFGLGQIAGALAPNYAVLFASRVVSALACAGFWAVGAAVAVAMVPVNARARALAVMIGGLSIANVLGVPAGAFLGESLGWRSAFWAVGAASAIALVGVATLIPRIPLPAEKPRLMRELRIYRDRQVWLTISLIAFAAGGVFCAFSYLAPLLTDVAGLDEGWVPAVLALFGIGALIGTAIGGRIADAHLFGVLLSGIVASTVLLVALALLGQYAVAAAALAFLLGVSAFYTAPALNARMFNVAADAPTLAGATTTAAFNLGNTGGPWIGGATIDAGLGYASPAWAGAAITVVAGVLTTISLRLYRRGAPSRVVTGGVTGGVTVAAEKKMNRSVN; the protein is encoded by the coding sequence ATGCCCCTGGCCGTCTACATCCTCGGGCTCTCCGTCTTCGCGCTGGGCACCAGCGAGTTCATGCTCTCCGGGCTGCTGCCGGCGGTCGCCGAGGACATGAACGTGTCCATTCCGCGGGCGGGACTGCTGATATCCGCCTTCGCGGTCGGCATGGTCGTCGGGGCGCCCCTGCTGGCCGTGGCCACGCTCCGGCTCCCCCGCCGTACGACCCTCATCGCGCTCATCGCCGTCTTCGGCCTCGGCCAGATCGCGGGTGCCCTCGCCCCGAACTACGCCGTCCTCTTCGCGTCCAGGGTCGTGAGCGCGCTGGCCTGCGCCGGTTTCTGGGCGGTCGGCGCGGCCGTGGCCGTCGCCATGGTCCCGGTGAACGCCCGCGCCCGCGCGCTCGCCGTGATGATCGGCGGCCTGTCGATCGCGAACGTCCTCGGCGTCCCGGCGGGTGCCTTCCTCGGCGAGAGCCTCGGCTGGCGTTCGGCGTTCTGGGCGGTCGGCGCGGCCTCCGCGATCGCGCTCGTCGGGGTGGCCACGCTCATCCCCCGTATCCCGCTCCCCGCCGAGAAGCCCCGGCTCATGCGCGAGCTGCGGATCTACCGCGACCGGCAGGTCTGGCTCACCATCTCGCTGATCGCGTTCGCCGCGGGCGGTGTCTTCTGCGCGTTCAGCTATCTCGCCCCGCTGCTCACGGATGTCGCGGGGCTCGACGAGGGCTGGGTGCCCGCCGTGCTCGCGCTGTTCGGGATCGGCGCGCTCATCGGGACGGCGATCGGCGGCCGGATCGCGGACGCGCACCTCTTCGGGGTGCTGCTCTCGGGCATCGTGGCCTCGACGGTCCTGCTCGTGGCGCTCGCGCTGCTCGGACAGTACGCCGTCGCGGCCGCCGCCCTCGCCTTCCTCCTCGGGGTCTCCGCCTTCTACACGGCCCCGGCCCTGAACGCCCGGATGTTCAACGTCGCTGCCGACGCCCCCACCCTGGCCGGGGCCACCACCACGGCCGCCTTCAACCTCGGCAACACCGGCGGCCCCTGGATCGGCGGCGCCACCATCGACGCGGGCCTCGGCTACGCCTCCCCGGCCTGGGCCGGGGCGGCCATCACCGTCGTGGCGGGCGTGCTGACCACGATCTCGCTGCGCCTGTACCGGCGCGGGGCGCCGTCACGGGTGGTCACCGGAGGCGTGACCGGAGGCGTGACCGTTGCGGCCGAGAAAAAGATGAACCGCTCCGTGAACTGA
- a CDS encoding GNAT family N-acetyltransferase: protein MRAMGGDQVEEAVSGAVAALRGAADRDWDVKAGRLEWSCRTTAEHIASDLISYAGQLTGRPTDRYVPFDITFEECESPEDVLQVVEATGALLAAAVRTTPREARAFHPYPFRSANREGFAAMGVTEVLVHTHDVAEGLGIAYEPPAALCADVLTRIFPHVRPEPGPDHWRTLLWATGRGELPGRAPLTTWKWSNNLVIPAERLTLQGVTPAAAADLCAGGNGGFEWVEGGPFQGTRDAAGMVVKAYEAGVHRPEWGMFVLVRREDGRAVGGMGFHGAPDEEGRAEVGYDLAESARGNGYATEALRAMSAWALAREDLTYLFATVDRTNSPSQGVISRAGFTQVSTVDDDGEQYAYELRG, encoded by the coding sequence ATGCGAGCCATGGGCGGGGACCAGGTGGAAGAGGCCGTCTCGGGTGCGGTCGCGGCCCTGCGGGGCGCGGCCGACCGGGACTGGGACGTCAAGGCGGGCCGTCTCGAATGGAGTTGCCGCACGACGGCGGAGCACATCGCGTCGGACCTCATCTCCTACGCGGGCCAGCTGACCGGCCGCCCCACCGACCGCTACGTACCCTTCGACATCACCTTCGAGGAGTGCGAGAGCCCCGAGGACGTCCTGCAGGTCGTCGAGGCGACCGGCGCCCTGCTCGCGGCGGCCGTGCGCACCACCCCCCGGGAGGCCAGGGCCTTCCACCCGTACCCCTTCCGCAGCGCGAACCGTGAGGGCTTCGCCGCGATGGGTGTCACCGAGGTGCTCGTGCACACGCACGACGTGGCGGAGGGCCTGGGCATCGCGTACGAGCCGCCGGCCGCGCTCTGCGCCGACGTACTCACCCGGATCTTCCCGCACGTGCGCCCCGAACCCGGCCCCGACCACTGGCGGACCCTCCTGTGGGCCACGGGCCGCGGCGAGCTGCCCGGGCGCGCACCCCTCACCACCTGGAAGTGGAGCAACAACCTCGTCATACCGGCCGAGCGCCTCACCCTCCAGGGCGTCACCCCCGCGGCCGCCGCCGACCTGTGCGCGGGCGGCAACGGCGGCTTCGAGTGGGTCGAGGGCGGCCCCTTCCAGGGCACGCGGGACGCCGCGGGAATGGTCGTCAAGGCGTACGAGGCCGGGGTGCACCGGCCCGAGTGGGGCATGTTCGTCCTGGTCCGGCGGGAGGACGGCCGCGCGGTCGGCGGCATGGGCTTCCACGGCGCCCCGGACGAGGAGGGCCGCGCCGAGGTCGGCTACGACCTGGCCGAGTCGGCCCGCGGCAACGGTTACGCCACCGAGGCCCTGCGCGCCATGTCCGCCTGGGCGCTGGCCCGCGAGGACCTCACCTACCTGTTCGCGACGGTGGACCGCACCAACTCGCCCTCCCAGGGCGTGATCTCCCGCGCGGGCTTCACCCAGGTCAGCACGGTGGACGACGACGGGGAGCAGTACGCGTACGAGCTACGCGGCTGA
- a CDS encoding DUF4031 domain-containing protein, which produces MTVYIDPPDWPGHGRMWSHLVSDVSFDELHEFARRLGAPARAFERDHYDIPSHRYEDAVRAGAVQVRSREVVRILHAAGLRRPKGRPVARGPGSAA; this is translated from the coding sequence GTGACCGTCTACATAGATCCGCCCGACTGGCCGGGGCACGGGCGCATGTGGTCCCACCTGGTCAGCGATGTCTCGTTCGACGAGCTTCATGAATTCGCCCGGCGGCTGGGCGCCCCCGCCCGTGCCTTCGAGCGGGACCACTACGACATTCCCTCGCACCGGTACGAGGACGCCGTGCGGGCCGGCGCCGTACAGGTGCGCAGCCGCGAGGTCGTACGCATCCTGCACGCGGCCGGGCTGCGCAGGCCCAAGGGGCGGCCGGTGGCCCGAGGGCCGGGTTCAGCCGCGTAG
- a CDS encoding MurR/RpiR family transcriptional regulator, whose amino-acid sequence MTHEVKEIFAGETPPAPAALAAKVRTLAPSMTRSMQRVAEAVANDPAGCAALTVTGLAELTGTSEATVVRTARLLGYPGYRDLRLALAGLAAQQQSGRAPAVTADIAVDDPIADVVAKLAYDEQQTLADTAAALDTVQLGAAVGALAVARRIDVYGVGASGLVAQDLTQKLLRIGLIAHAHNDPHLAVTNAVQLRAKDVAIAITHSGATGDVIEPLRVAFEHGATTIAITGRPDGPVTQYADHILTTSTARESELRPAAMSSRTSQLLVVDCLFVGVAQRTYETAAPALSASYEALAHRHRHRNAPR is encoded by the coding sequence GTGACCCACGAAGTGAAGGAAATTTTCGCGGGCGAAACCCCGCCGGCCCCCGCGGCCCTCGCCGCAAAGGTCCGCACCCTCGCCCCCTCGATGACCCGCTCCATGCAGCGAGTGGCCGAGGCCGTGGCCAACGACCCCGCAGGCTGCGCGGCCCTCACCGTCACCGGCCTCGCGGAGCTGACCGGCACCAGCGAGGCGACGGTCGTCCGCACGGCCCGCCTGCTCGGCTACCCCGGCTACCGTGACCTGCGCCTCGCCCTCGCCGGCCTCGCCGCCCAGCAGCAGTCGGGCCGCGCGCCCGCAGTTACCGCCGACATCGCGGTCGACGACCCGATCGCGGACGTGGTCGCCAAGCTCGCGTACGACGAGCAGCAGACGCTCGCCGACACCGCGGCCGCACTGGACACGGTGCAGCTGGGCGCGGCGGTCGGGGCGCTCGCGGTGGCCCGCCGTATCGACGTGTACGGCGTCGGCGCGTCCGGTCTCGTCGCCCAGGACCTCACCCAGAAGCTGCTGCGCATCGGGCTCATAGCCCACGCGCACAACGACCCCCATCTCGCCGTGACCAACGCCGTGCAGCTGCGGGCCAAGGACGTGGCGATCGCGATCACGCACTCCGGGGCGACCGGCGACGTCATCGAGCCGCTGCGGGTCGCGTTCGAGCACGGGGCCACGACGATCGCGATCACGGGACGGCCGGACGGGCCCGTCACGCAGTACGCGGATCACATCCTGACGACGTCCACGGCTCGGGAGAGCGAGTTGCGGCCGGCGGCGATGTCCTCGCGGACGAGTCAGTTGCTGGTGGTGGACTGTCTGTTCGTGGGGGTCGCGCAGCGGACGTACGAGACGGCTGCGCCGGCGTTGTCGGCGTCGTACGAGGCGTTGGCTCATCGGCATCGCCATCGGAACGCGCCCCGGTAG
- the murQ gene encoding N-acetylmuramic acid 6-phosphate etherase, with product MTSSTDASDATDASDPSKYRDLRDELESLTTEAFRPEHSEIDRLSTLDIAKIMNGEDATVPTAVAAQLPGIAAAIDAIAERMGRGGRLVYAGAGTAGRLGVLDASECPPTFNTDPTEVVGLIAGGSAAMTTSVEGAEDSAELAVEDLSALDLTADDVVVGVSASGRTPYAIGAVGHARALGALTVGLSCNADSALAAAADHGIEVVVGPELLTGSTRLKAGTAQKLVLNMLSTITMIRLGKTYGNLMVDVRASNEKLRARSRRIVSLATGASDEEIEAALAATDGEVKNAILTILGDVDGPTAARLLKESNGHLRAALTAAPR from the coding sequence ATGACCTCCAGCACCGACGCCTCCGATGCCACCGACGCTTCCGATCCGAGCAAGTACCGTGATCTGCGGGACGAGTTGGAGAGCCTGACCACTGAGGCGTTCCGGCCGGAGCATTCCGAGATCGACCGGCTGTCCACCCTCGACATCGCGAAGATCATGAACGGCGAGGACGCCACCGTGCCGACCGCCGTCGCCGCGCAACTGCCGGGCATCGCGGCCGCGATCGACGCCATCGCGGAGCGGATGGGACGGGGCGGCCGGCTCGTCTACGCCGGCGCGGGCACCGCCGGACGGCTCGGTGTACTGGACGCGTCGGAGTGCCCGCCGACGTTCAACACGGACCCGACCGAGGTCGTCGGACTGATCGCGGGCGGTTCGGCCGCGATGACTACGTCGGTCGAGGGCGCGGAGGACTCCGCGGAACTGGCCGTCGAGGACCTGTCCGCCCTGGACCTCACGGCGGACGACGTGGTCGTCGGCGTCTCCGCCTCGGGCCGCACCCCGTACGCGATCGGGGCGGTCGGGCACGCCCGCGCGCTCGGCGCCCTCACCGTCGGGCTGTCCTGCAACGCGGACAGCGCGCTGGCGGCAGCGGCGGACCACGGCATCGAGGTCGTGGTGGGCCCCGAACTGCTCACCGGTTCCACCCGTCTGAAGGCGGGCACGGCGCAGAAGCTCGTCCTCAACATGCTGTCGACGATCACGATGATCCGTCTGGGCAAGACGTACGGGAACCTGATGGTCGACGTACGCGCCTCGAACGAGAAGCTGCGGGCCCGCTCCCGCCGCATCGTCTCGCTCGCCACGGGTGCCTCCGACGAGGAGATCGAGGCGGCGCTGGCCGCGACGGACGGCGAGGTGAAGAACGCGATCCTCACGATCCTGGGCGACGTGGACGGCCCCACGGCCGCCCGCCTCCTGAAGGAGTCGAACGGCCACCTGCGCGCGGCACTGACGGCCGCACCCCGATGA
- a CDS encoding HIT family protein has translation MTPSDSDETCMACRLAAGTDFLPGGTILRTSLWTVEHCVGPLGLGTLVVKPLRHVLHVAELTPDESAELGPLLQRTAAAVTAVTRPEQVYVCLWSHADAVPNHIHFLVQPALKPDLEHHAAHGPALQTAMFQTPTFPPEASITEICTRLRTALH, from the coding sequence ATGACCCCCTCCGACTCCGACGAGACCTGCATGGCCTGCCGCCTGGCCGCCGGGACCGACTTCCTCCCGGGCGGGACGATCCTGCGCACCTCCCTGTGGACCGTCGAACACTGCGTCGGTCCGCTGGGCCTCGGCACGCTGGTGGTCAAGCCGCTGCGCCACGTCCTGCACGTGGCCGAGCTGACGCCGGACGAGTCCGCTGAACTCGGCCCGCTGCTGCAACGCACCGCCGCCGCCGTCACCGCTGTGACCCGGCCCGAGCAGGTCTACGTCTGCCTCTGGTCCCACGCGGACGCCGTCCCGAACCACATCCACTTCCTGGTCCAGCCCGCCCTGAAACCCGACCTGGAACACCACGCCGCCCACGGCCCGGCCCTCCAAACGGCCATGTTCCAAACACCGACGTTCCCACCCGAAGCATCCATAACAGAGATCTGCACCCGCCTACGCACAGCACTGCACTAG
- a CDS encoding subtype B tannase gives MKRRAVVMGLAAATAVPTVGSASGARAAQDGQIGQAGRVGQAGRVGQAGSGAASSALVFDPDACTESTITIKDTAGVAHEVVYRFHKVASYVAKPVDVAYQSLNVSVPVKIDGTVVDATGAPILLANGIGGYMPSSVANNTGIVASGMGGGTSRQALALAAGYVVVEPGARGRTLVDASGTYYGTAPAVIVDLKAAVRYLKFNKGRVPGDVRRIVASGVSAGGALSALLGASGDSPLYEPYLKAIGAADASDAIFAVGTWCPIIDLEHADMAYEWCWGANPLNGGARVDPVISGELKAAYAEHLATLGLRAKGFGALTARNLDAYLLKAHLEPSATRYLAALSDTDRAAYLAANPFITWSEGGSGAGAGAGAGSGGRAAFSWADFLTHVGARKKNAPSFDGFDLATPENNLFGTGTTKARHFTLYSLRHESGDSARLDADIPTKLDLMNPMHHLVEDVNHNRSKHWWIRLGTKDTDTSLSVAGNLSARLTSLGDDVDTAYYWDAGHGADQDPGDFVEWIGEVSGYRPTV, from the coding sequence GTGAAGCGTAGAGCAGTGGTCATGGGGCTTGCCGCGGCTACCGCGGTGCCGACGGTCGGGTCCGCTTCCGGGGCACGGGCCGCGCAGGACGGGCAGATCGGACAGGCTGGTCGGGTCGGGCAGGCCGGACGGGTCGGGCAGGCCGGGAGCGGGGCCGCTTCCTCGGCCCTGGTCTTCGACCCGGACGCCTGCACCGAGTCGACCATCACCATCAAGGACACCGCGGGCGTCGCCCACGAGGTCGTGTACCGCTTCCACAAGGTCGCCTCCTATGTGGCGAAGCCGGTCGACGTGGCGTACCAGTCCCTGAACGTCAGCGTGCCGGTGAAGATCGACGGCACGGTCGTCGACGCCACCGGCGCGCCGATCCTCCTCGCCAACGGCATCGGCGGATACATGCCGTCGTCCGTCGCGAACAACACCGGGATCGTCGCCTCCGGGATGGGCGGCGGTACGAGTCGCCAGGCGCTCGCGCTCGCCGCCGGGTACGTCGTCGTGGAGCCGGGTGCCCGTGGCCGTACCCTCGTCGACGCCTCGGGGACGTACTACGGCACGGCGCCGGCCGTCATCGTTGATCTGAAGGCCGCCGTGCGGTACCTGAAGTTCAACAAGGGCCGTGTCCCGGGTGACGTGCGGCGGATCGTCGCGTCCGGTGTCAGCGCGGGCGGGGCCCTGTCCGCACTGCTCGGCGCGTCCGGTGACAGCCCGCTCTACGAGCCGTACCTGAAGGCGATCGGTGCGGCCGACGCGAGCGACGCGATCTTCGCCGTCGGCACCTGGTGTCCGATCATCGACCTCGAACACGCCGACATGGCGTACGAGTGGTGCTGGGGCGCCAATCCGCTGAACGGCGGAGCGCGGGTCGACCCGGTCATCTCCGGGGAACTGAAGGCCGCGTACGCCGAGCACCTGGCCACACTCGGGCTGCGGGCCAAGGGCTTCGGCGCCCTCACCGCGCGCAACCTCGACGCATACCTGCTCAAGGCCCATCTGGAGCCGTCGGCCACGCGATACCTCGCGGCGCTGTCGGACACGGACCGGGCCGCCTATCTGGCCGCGAACCCCTTCATCACCTGGTCCGAGGGAGGGTCCGGTGCCGGTGCCGGTGCCGGTGCCGGGTCCGGCGGGCGGGCGGCCTTCTCCTGGGCCGATTTCCTCACGCACGTCGGCGCCCGGAAGAAGAACGCGCCGTCGTTCGACGGCTTCGACCTCGCCACCCCCGAGAACAACCTCTTCGGTACGGGGACCACGAAGGCCCGGCACTTCACGCTCTACAGCCTGCGGCACGAGAGCGGCGACAGCGCGCGGCTGGACGCCGACATCCCCACGAAGCTCGACCTGATGAACCCGATGCACCACCTCGTCGAGGACGTGAACCACAACCGGTCGAAGCACTGGTGGATACGCCTCGGCACCAAGGACACCGACACCTCGCTGTCGGTCGCGGGCAATCTCTCCGCCCGTCTGACGAGCCTGGGCGACGACGTCGACACCGCGTACTACTGGGACGCCGGTCACGGCGCCGACCAGGACCCGGGCGACTTCGTCGAGTGGATCGGGGAGGTCTCGGGCTACCGGCCCACGGTCTAG
- a CDS encoding TetR/AcrR family transcriptional regulator, whose product MPDRRPPDHRRADARRNYARILTVAEEEVAAHGADASLEQIARTAGVGSATVRRHFPTRRALLEAVSRKRIEALSARAAELTGKGDSRDALLEWLGDVVAYCVSARGLAAALSYDGSEGDPVHENSCSRSLEEAGGPLLRRAARDGAVAAGVTVADLITLAVGIVLATEHHRDPAAEADRLFRLTVEGLSPLGGV is encoded by the coding sequence GTGCCTGACCGCCGACCCCCCGACCATCGACGCGCCGACGCCAGGCGCAACTACGCGCGCATTCTCACCGTGGCCGAGGAAGAGGTCGCCGCGCACGGGGCCGACGCGTCCCTGGAGCAGATCGCGCGCACCGCGGGGGTCGGGTCCGCCACGGTGCGCCGGCACTTCCCGACGCGCCGCGCGCTGCTGGAAGCGGTGTCGCGGAAGCGGATCGAGGCGCTGAGCGCCCGCGCCGCGGAGCTGACCGGCAAGGGGGACAGCAGGGACGCCCTGCTGGAGTGGCTGGGTGATGTCGTCGCCTACTGCGTCTCCGCCCGGGGGCTGGCGGCCGCGCTCTCCTACGACGGTTCCGAGGGTGACCCGGTGCACGAGAACTCGTGCTCGCGGTCCTTGGAGGAGGCGGGTGGTCCGCTGCTCCGGCGTGCCGCGCGGGACGGCGCGGTCGCGGCGGGTGTCACCGTCGCCGACCTGATCACGCTCGCGGTCGGCATCGTCCTGGCCACGGAACACCACCGCGACCCCGCCGCCGAAGCGGACCGGCTGTTCCGTCTGACGGTTGAGGGGCTGAGCCCGTTGGGCGGGGTCTAG
- a CDS encoding NmrA family NAD(P)-binding protein has protein sequence MPKNTASGTNPGSGPDSAPVLVTGATGRQGGATTRALLAAGVPVRALVRDPATARAKAVEALGVELVTGDLHDRDSVTRAAEGARAVFSVQMPGITEDGFDFDGEVRQGVNLIEGARAAGVPQFVHTSVSGAGQHTRDPGWAEGRWASTAATLEAKRAIQDRLREAGFPRWTLLKPGFFMENFLPSMRFLFPRGIEGGIVSVLKPTTRLSLAAVDDIGTAAAAAVAAPERFDRVELELASDYLSMAEIAKILSAALGTRLAAPDMTEEEALAAGMPPMGASHERLNVVGQPGRPEYATELGIPLTSFEEWTRRHLSPTA, from the coding sequence ATGCCCAAGAACACCGCCTCAGGCACAAATCCGGGCTCAGGCCCGGACTCCGCCCCCGTCCTGGTCACGGGCGCCACCGGCAGGCAAGGAGGTGCCACCACCCGCGCCCTGCTCGCGGCGGGCGTGCCCGTACGAGCGCTGGTACGCGACCCGGCCACGGCCCGCGCCAAAGCCGTCGAAGCGCTCGGCGTGGAGCTGGTCACCGGCGATCTGCACGACCGCGACTCCGTGACGCGAGCCGCTGAAGGCGCCCGCGCGGTCTTCTCCGTTCAGATGCCCGGCATCACGGAGGACGGCTTCGACTTCGACGGGGAGGTGCGGCAGGGCGTCAACCTCATCGAGGGCGCCAGGGCGGCCGGGGTGCCGCAGTTCGTGCACACCTCCGTCTCCGGTGCCGGTCAGCACACCCGGGACCCCGGCTGGGCCGAAGGCCGGTGGGCGTCGACGGCGGCCACCCTGGAGGCCAAGCGGGCGATCCAGGACCGGCTGCGTGAGGCCGGCTTCCCGCGCTGGACGCTGCTCAAGCCGGGCTTCTTCATGGAGAACTTCCTCCCCTCGATGCGCTTCCTGTTCCCGCGCGGCATCGAGGGCGGCATCGTGAGCGTGCTCAAGCCCACGACCCGCCTGTCCCTGGCCGCGGTGGACGACATCGGCACGGCGGCAGCGGCGGCCGTCGCCGCACCGGAACGGTTCGACCGCGTCGAGCTGGAACTGGCGAGCGACTACCTGTCGATGGCGGAAATAGCCAAGATCCTCTCCGCGGCCCTGGGCACGCGCCTGGCCGCGCCGGACATGACGGAGGAGGAAGCCCTGGCCGCGGGCATGCCGCCGATGGGCGCCTCGCACGAGCGGCTGAACGTGGTCGGCCAGCCCGGCCGCCCCGAGTACGCCACGGAGCTCGGCATCCCGCTGACGTCCTTCGAGGAGTGGACGCGCCGGCATCTGAGCCCGACGGCCTGA
- a CDS encoding NADH:flavin oxidoreductase: protein MTVAPSATSASRAAEILSRPVSLNGLTVPNRIAMAPMTRQFSPGGVPGEDVASYYARRAAAGVGLIVTEGTYVGHESAGNSDRVPRFHGEEQLAGWAKVAEDVHAAGGTIVPQLWHIGMVRSAGEQPFTDAPAVGPSGLRLDGTAGQGKEMTQADLDDVVRAFADAAADAERIGFDGVELHGAHGYLLDQFLWAGTNRRTDAYGGDLVARTKFAAEIVAAVRAVVSPTFPVIFRYSQWKQEVYKARLAETPADLEAVLAPLASAGVDVFHASTRRYWLPEFEGSDLNLAGWTKKITGRPTITVGSVGLDGDFLKGFRGEGAPVKGIDDLLDRLENEEFDMIAVGRALLQDPEWAVKVLDGRFGELGAFDAEALRSLS from the coding sequence GTGACTGTCGCCCCCTCCGCCACCTCCGCCTCCCGCGCGGCCGAGATCCTCTCCCGGCCCGTCTCCCTCAACGGCCTGACCGTTCCGAACCGGATCGCGATGGCGCCGATGACCCGGCAGTTCTCGCCGGGCGGTGTTCCGGGGGAGGACGTGGCGTCGTACTACGCGCGCCGTGCCGCCGCCGGTGTCGGCCTGATCGTCACCGAGGGCACGTACGTGGGCCACGAGTCGGCCGGGAACAGCGACCGGGTCCCGCGGTTCCACGGCGAGGAGCAGCTCGCGGGGTGGGCGAAGGTCGCCGAGGACGTGCACGCGGCGGGCGGGACGATCGTGCCGCAGCTCTGGCACATCGGCATGGTGCGGTCCGCCGGGGAGCAGCCGTTCACGGACGCGCCCGCGGTCGGACCCTCCGGTCTGCGCCTCGACGGCACCGCGGGCCAGGGCAAGGAGATGACCCAGGCCGACCTGGACGACGTCGTCCGGGCCTTCGCCGACGCCGCGGCCGACGCCGAGCGCATCGGCTTCGACGGGGTCGAACTGCACGGCGCGCACGGCTACCTGCTCGACCAGTTCCTGTGGGCGGGCACCAACCGCCGCACGGACGCGTACGGAGGTGACCTCGTCGCCCGTACGAAGTTCGCCGCGGAGATCGTGGCCGCCGTGCGGGCGGTCGTCTCGCCGACCTTCCCCGTCATCTTCCGCTACTCGCAGTGGAAGCAGGAGGTCTACAAGGCGCGCCTGGCGGAGACCCCGGCGGACCTCGAAGCCGTGCTGGCGCCGCTCGCCTCGGCCGGTGTGGACGTCTTCCACGCGTCGACGCGGCGGTACTGGCTGCCGGAGTTCGAGGGCTCCGACCTGAACCTGGCCGGCTGGACGAAGAAGATCACCGGTAGGCCGACCATCACTGTCGGCTCGGTCGGTCTCGACGGCGACTTCCTCAAGGGGTTCCGGGGCGAGGGGGCCCCGGTCAAGGGCATCGACGACCTGCTCGACCGGCTGGAGAACGAGGAGTTCGACATGATCGCGGTCGGCCGCGCGCTGCTGCAGGACCCGGAGTGGGCCGTGAAGGTGCTCGACGGCCGCTTCGGTGAGCTGGGCGCCTTCGACGCGGAGGCGCTGCGCTCGCTCAGCTGA